Sequence from the Gemmatimonadota bacterium genome:
GGGACGGCCTTCCGGTCTGCCGATTCCCTGGCAGGACTGGGTCATCCCCCTCTTCTGGTGGATGTCGGCCCTGGGCGCGCTGCTCTTCATCGGCGCCTGCCTCGTCGTGATCTTCCGGAAGCAGTGGGTGGAACACGAACGGCTACAGTTTCCCATGGGCGAGGTGGTGCTCCGCCTTCTCGAGACCGATCAGGGTGCATCCGGGCCGTCCGGGAGGTGGCCGGCCCTCTTCGGCAACCGGCTGTTCCAGGTCGGTTTCGCGGCCAGCCTGGCCGTCATGTCCTGGAACATCATCGGCTTCTGGGGCGTGCTGCCCCACATCCCCCTTCCCGGTCCGGTATTCAACGTGGTCATCGACCCGGCCTACCCGCCCATCGCCATTCGGCTCGTGCCCTATGTCCTGTGTTTCGCCTTTTTCGTCAACGTCGAGATCCTCTTCAGCGTCTGGTTCTTCCAGGTGCTGGGCATATTGGAAACCGGGATGCTCAACCGTTTCGGCGTGGTTTCGCCTGCAGAAACGATCGTGCCCCGCGGCCTGGTGTCCATCCAGTTCTGCGGCGGACTGATCATGTTCGCCCTGATCAGCGTCTGGATGGCCCGGAAACATATACGGAACGTCCTTCGAAAGTCCCTCGGCAGGGAAAGCGACCTGCGCGACGAGAACGAAATGTTCTCCTACCGCACGGCGGTCATCGGCCTGGTACTGGGCGTGCTCTTCATGACCGCCTGGCTGCACGCCATCGGATTCTCTATCCCGATCGCCCTGCTCTTCCTGTTCCTCCTGCTGGTGTTCTATTTCGGGATCGCGCGCATCCTTGCCGAAGCGGGCCTGATCAACCTCGATCTGCCGATCAACGCCCACGCCTTCACGGTGGGGATGGTGGGCTCGGCCAACCTGTCGGGGTCGACGCTGACCGGTCTCGGACTTACCAACGTCTTCGCGCGGAACTGGCGGACCTTCACCATGGTGGGGCTATCGCACGTCGCCTTCTGGCGGAACTATCTCGGGGAGAACCGCGGACGGCTGTTCCTGCTCGTGATGCTCGCATTTATCTGCGGGACGGCGATCTCGACGGGATACGTCGTCTACTCGGGTTACACGGAGGGGGCGGACAACCTGCATATCAACCTGAGGAACACGGGGAACCTGTTCTTCGACCTGGTGGTGAAGTGGATGAAGAACGCCACGCAGATCACCACTCTCGAAATCCTGTTTCTCACAGTCGGCATGGCCGTAAGCAGCCTGCTTGCCCTGGGCAGGTATCTCTTTTACTGGTGGCCGCTCAATCCCATCGGGTTCGCCATCGGCGCCTCGGGGCCCATACGGGGGCTCACCTTCACCCTCTTCGTCGCATGGCTCGTGCAGGTCATCCTGCTCCGCATCGGCGGCGTCCGGCTCTACCGGAAAGTGCAACCGCTTTTTCTGGGAATCCTCGTCGGTTACGTGGTCGGGGTCCTGGCCGCCTACATCGTCGATACGGTTTATTTCCCGGACATGCCGCACATCACCGAGATCTTTTAGTCCGCCGTGGACAGGCGCGCGGCAGACCTACCAGTTGTGCACGTTGTGTCCCTGGCCCGGGAACCAGATGACATCGACGACCAGGGAGAGGGTCACGCCCGCCGCGTAGCCCAGCAGCACGCCGATCACGGCCGGCTGCATCCTACGGTACATTTCGAAGCCCCCCAGACGCAGCAGCAGCACCTTGATCAGCCAGATCGTGAAGATTGACGTGATCTCGAAGTTGATGATGTCCGCGAAGGCGACGACGTATCCGATGGGATGGAGAGGCCATCCCGGGAAGCGGTACTGCATAAACACGAGACCCGTGGTGATCCCGGCGCCCAGGAAAAGGAAATAGATCTCCTCGTAGGACAGGGTATAGGGATTGTTGAACCACGTGGCCAGCTGGTCGTAGAACCCTTCGGCCCGGAGCGGCGCGAAATCATGGGCGCCCGTCCCGGAAGCCCCGGCGTAGATCGTGTAACCGTTCGTGACGATAAAGGTCAAAACCAGCACCGCGCCCACCGCAGCGAAGAGGCCCTTCCTGGACCGGGTAAACCCTTCGGAGACCTTCAGGCCGTGTATCAGGGAAGAAAGACCGATTCCCCGGTGGTTGTGGGAGATGGCGTGGGTGAGTCCCAGGGCCGTGAGATTCGGGGGCGAGAGGTTGGTCGATCCGATGACGCCCACCGTCATTTCGTTCGAATTGACCAGAAGGTCGAGGAAGACCAGCCCGGTCTCGGCGACGATGCGTGTGACGCCTATGTACAGCGCCAGGGTGATCGCGAGGAAGAGTACCGCCACGTCAACCGACATGCCCATGCGGTTCAACCAGAACAGCAGGTAGCACAGCCCACCTGCCAGTCCCAGCAGTGCCGTGCGATAGGACAGCAGTTCCCTGGAATCGTCGAGTTCCGGCGCCCGGCCCAGGGCCTTGCGCCACACGGCCTTCAGGTGATGTCTCCCTATCCAAAGGCCCCAGAGTACGAATACCCAGAACCCGCCGAAGTGCTGGGTCTTTACGATAAACTGGGACCCGCCCGCCATACCGGACGCCGATACGCCCAGCTGGTTGAGCAGGCTGATCTCCAGCAACGCGAGGAGGTGGAAGAACCATATGCTGAAGAGCACCTTGAGGTCGGCGAAGTAGGCGAAGCACATCATGAAGATATTGAACTGCACCTGGGTCTCTGGAACGGACTGCGCCAGCTGGATCTGCGTTCGGAAGGGCGCGCCGACGGGAATGGCCGGTACGTATCCGAAGTAGGCCAGGCTGTTCCAGGCCAGCAGGGCGAAGGTGAGCGCGAAACCCACCTGGAAGTACCGGTTTGTCATGAACGCCGGCACCAGGCCGCCCCGGGTCGTCCCCTCGATCAGCATTGAAGGTATCTGTACCACCGGGAAGGACAGCCGCTCGTGCTCGACCCACTGCCGGCGGAAAACCACCGCAATGCAGGCCATGACCAGGAACAGCGCCGCCAGCATGCACATCCACCAGAAAAGGGGAACGATCCAGTCGACCCACAGCAAGACGCTCTGGCCAGCTCCTTCGTAGAACCCCGTCGCGGCCCCGAGGTCGTCCCGGACGACCAGCCAGCCCGGCAGATGGGGGAAGAAGGTGTCCGCCCAACGGTTCTCCGGCGTGGCGTAGTAGAACGGCGACGCCAGGATGCCGACGAAGTAGTCCACGAAGGCCTTGCCGGGTATCGTCGACGAGACCAGGCAGAAGACGAAGAGCACGGCCAGTTCACCCGCCGTGAACGCCCGTTCGGGCCACCACCTGCGCAGGGGGATCTGCATGCAGAAGATCACGATGAGGAAAGAAACCAGCGCCGCGACCGGGAGATGGCTCAGGGTGAGCCTCGGGCCGTGCATGACGTAATTGGTATGGGGCGTCCAGATCGCGATAAATACGGCGAGCACGCTGCCCAGGACGAGCACCCTGGGGGTCAGGCCTTTCGCGGTTTGGGTGGAGGGTGAAACCTGGTTTGAATCGGTCGACATCTGGGGACGTTGATTCCAATCTGCGGAGTGAATCGGTACGCATGGCCTGCTGGCGCGGCGTCGCGAATACGGGCTTTCAATATATCCCCGCACCGCCGGTCTCGGCTATTGTTTTATGCGGAAATATGCGGGCGAAAACCGCCTGGATGCGTCTCGCGGCCATGACATGCAGACCCGTTTTTTTCTATTGCATTGCGGCCGCTCAACATCTAATTTGCGCTAATGTGTTTTGTCTGTGAAAATCGGCCGAATCACTATCTGGTTTCAAGAGGATAACCTATGTCGACAACCGGTGTTTCACTGAAGGCCAGCGGTTTCGGCCAGACGCGCCGCAGAGACGCCTGGTGGGTGCAGCAGTTGGTAACATTGGGCGTGTTCTCGGCCTTCGTCGTCTACTCCACGTGGGCGGCTTTTCAGGGCGAATTCTACGCCTGGGGCCCTTATCTCTCGCCCTTCTATTCGCCCGAAATCTTCGGCAGTTCATCCCATGCGCTTTTCGGACCCAGGCCGGAGTGGTGGCCGGCCATGCTCCCGTTCTCACCGGCCTTCCTGATCCTCTGGGCGCCGGCCGGATTCCGCATCACCTGCTATTACTACCGGGGCGCCTACTACAAGGCCTTCTGGGCCGACCCGCCATCCTGCAGCGTTTCCGAACCGAGGAAGAAGTACCGGGGAGAACAGTCCTTTCCGCTCATTCTCCAGAACGTTCACCGGTACTTTCTCTACCTGGTGTTCATCATCTGGATCTTCCTGGCTCACGACGCCTGGAAGGCCCTGTGGTTCACGGACGCGGCCACCGGTGAGACGACCTTCGGCATCGGGATCGGCACCCTGGTGTTGACCCTGAACGTTGTCCTCCTGGGCGGCTACCAGTTCGGCTGCCACTCCCTGCGCCACCTGATCGGCGGCAACCTGGACCTCCTTTCGAAAGCGCCCGTGCGGCATGCGGGTTATAACTGCGTTTCGTGCCTGAACCGAGGACACATGAACTGGGCTTGGCTCAGCCTGATCTGGGTCGCTTTCGCGGATGTATATGTGCGCCTGGTGGCCATGGGCGTCTGGACGGACTGGAGAATCCTCTAATGGCGGAATATCAGAGCCACGAACATGACGTGCTCGTGATCGGAGCCGGCGGCGCAGGACTCCGGGCTGCCATCGAAGCCTCGGCCGCAGGGGTATCGGTGGGGCTCGTCTGCAAATCCCTGCTGGGCAAGGCCCATACGGTCATGGCCGAAGGGGGCGTCGCGGCGGCGCTGGCCAACGTGGACGACCGGGACGGCTGGAGCGTCCACTTCGCCGACACGATGCGGGGCGGCCAGTACCTGAGCAACTGGCGCATGGCCGAGTTGCACGCCCTCGAAGCGCCGGACCGCGTACGTGAGCTGGAAGCCTGGGGCGCCCTGTTCGACCGGACAGCCGACGGACGCATCCTGCAACGTAATTTCGGCGGGCACAAGTACCCCCGGCTCGCTCACGTGGGCGACCGCACCGGCCTGGAAATGATCCGCACCCTCCAGGACTACGGGATCCACCAGGGCATGGAAGTGTACATGGAACACGCCATCGTGGCCCTGTTGAAGGACGGCGACCGGGTCGTGGGCGCCTTCGGATACGACCGGGAGCGGGGACGTTTCCGGGTCTTCCGTGCGAAAGCGGTCGTCCTGGCCACGGGCGGCATCGGCCGGGCCTTCAAGATCACGAGCAACAGCTGGGAATACACGGGAGACGGCCACGGTCTGGCCTACGACGCCGGAGCCGCGCTGCTGGACATGGAATTCGTGCAGTTCCACCCCACCGGCATGGTCTGGCCGCCGAGCGTGCGGGGCATCCTGGTCACGGAAGGCGTCCGAGGCGAGGGCGGCGTCCTGACGAACAGCGAAGGCAACCGGTTCATGTTCGACGACATCCCCGACCTCTACAAGAATTCCACGGCGGAGAGCCCCGAAGAGGGCTGGATCTATACGCAGGGGGACAAGGAAGCCCGCCGGCCGCCCGAACTGCTGACGAGAGACCACGTGGCCCGGTGTATCGTGCGGGAAATCCGGGAGGGCCGCGGATCGCCCCACGACGGGGTCTACCTCGACATTTCGTGGATCAGGGAGAAGCTCTCCAACGCCGAAGAGCATATCAAGCGCAAGCTGCCGAGCATGTACCACCAGTTCAAGCAGCTCGCCGACATCGACATCACGAAGGAGGCTATGGAAGTGGGTCCCACGACCCACTACGTGATGGGCGGCGTGCTCGTGGACGCCGACACGCAGATGTCGACCGTGCCCGGTCTCTTTGCCGCCGGCGAATGCGCGGCAGGTCTGCACGGAGCCAACCGGCTGGGAGGCAATTCCCTTTCCGATCTGCTGGTCTTCGGCCAGCGCGCAGGCAAATACGCCGCGGAGTACGCACGGGAGAACGGTAACGGGGAAATTGACGACGGCCAGGTCGAGGCAGCCGTAGGAGAGACCCTGGCGCCCTTCGACCGCGAGCAAAGCAGTGAGAATCCCTTCGAGATTCAGTACGAATTGCAGGAACGGATGCAGGAACTCGTCGGCATCGTGCGCAACGAGGGCGACATGCAACGGGCCCTCGAGGTCATCGACGATCTGCGTCAAAGGACCGAGAAAGTCTCCGTGGTCGGCAACCGCGAATACAACCCGGGATGGCACACCGCGCTGGATCTGAAGTTCCTGCTGATCGTGTCGGAGGCGGTAGCCCGGGCGGCGCTGGAGAGGAAGGAAAGCCGCGGCGCCCACTTCCGGGAAGACTACGAAGAAAAGGATGAAGCCTTCGGCAGCCTCAACATCACCCAGCATAAAGGCGCCGACGGCGAGATGGTGATCAACCGCGTTCCGGTCACACCGCTCCGGGAGGACCTGGCAGCGATCATCGAGGAGAACAGATAATGGCGACGGCCAACTTCCGAATCTGGCGGGGCGATGGCGAGAGCGGCGGGTTCGAGGACTACTCCACCGAGATCGACGAGGGCATGGTCGTACTGGACGCGGTGCACCAGATCCAGGCGGAGTCAGCCCCCGATCTGGCGGTGCGCTGGAACTGCAAGGCCGGCAAGTGCGGGTCCTGTTCCGCCGAGGTCAACGGCAATCCCAGGCTGATGTGCATGACGCGCATGAGCGACCTGCCCGAGGACGAAACCATCACCATCGAGCCGATGAAGGCCTTCCCGACCATAAGGGACCTGGTGACGGATGTGTCCTGGAACTTCGAGGCCAAGATGAAGACCAAGCCCTTCAGGCCCCGCAAGCCCGATGCCGAGGACGGCACCTGGCGCATGGACCAGGATGACATCGAGCGGGTGCAGGAGTTCCGCAAGTGTATCGAGTGCTTCCTCTGTCAGGATGTCTGCCACGTGTTGCGGGAACACGAACTGCACGAAGAGTTCATCGGGCCGCGCCTCATGGTGCACAACGCCGCCCTGGAGATGCATCCCCTCGACACCGAGGACCGGCTCGGCGACCTCAAGGAGGACCAGGGCATCGGCTACTGCAATATCACCAAGTGCTGCACCCATGTCTGCCCCGAAGAAATCACCATCACGGACAACGCCATCATTCCCCTGAAGGAACGGGTCGTCGGCGAATTCTTCGATCCGCTCAACCGGCTGCTGCGCATCTTCAAGTCGAAAGACAGCGACGAGCCGGCCTAGCTTTACGCCTCGAAGTGATCGATGTACAGGTTATCGGGCCTACGGTCTACTCCGAATCAGTCCTTTCTGCAAGGCGCAAGGCCAAGCCTTCCAGGATTCCCTCGAGCCTTGCCATACGTTCTCTCAGGTCCGCCTGACCCTGTTCCAAAGCGACAAGACGAAGATTGATTTCCCGCTTCGACGCCAGAATAAGTCCGGCAAGGGCAACGCTGACCCCGGCAAGAGCAACACCAACACTGACTATCCCGATCAACTCGACGCTCATTTCAAATCCTCCCGGCGTTCAGGTGTGTTTACCATACGGTCGAAACGATCACGACGCTCAGGTCGTGACTTCACGTCCGCATCTGAAACAACTACATCAATTTCAATAGTCGCTGTCATTTGCGGGTTTCTCGTATGAAAAATCAGACCTGACGAGAGATCGGGATTCAGTCTACGACGCCCACCTAGGCCCATGCCCCCCGGGCCATCAGACCTCCATCCACGTTTACCCACTCTCCCGTGATGAAGGATGCCTGGTCGCTCGCGAGGAAGAGCATCGCGTTGGCGATATCCTCAGGACTGCCGAGTCGGTTCACGGCGTGCCGGGAGGCCATGTCCGTCCGGATTTCGTCCTCGTCGCCACCGATTGAGTCGATGGCTTCCTGCAGGAGCGGCGTTTCGATGGTACCCGGGTTGACCGCCACGACGCGGATGTTGTCCTCGGCGTAATCCAGGGCCAGTTGACGGACCAGCGACAGGTCGCCTCCCTTGCTCGCCGCGTAGGCCGAGATGCCTTTGGCCGACTGCAGACCCTGCACGCTGGCCGTGTTGATGATTACGCCGCCTCCCCGCGCCTTCATCACGGGCACGCAGTACTTCACCATCAGAAACCGGCTCTTGAGGTTCACGTCGATGATCCGATCCCACTGTTCCTCTGAGAGCTCATGGGCGGGCAGATAGCTCGAGGTGGGCTGGATCCCCACGTTGTTGCACAGGATGTCCACCCCGCCCCAGGAATCCGTCGCCGTTTCCACGAGGGACCGGCATACGTCGCTCGTGGTTACGTCCGCATGGACGTAGCGGATGTTATCGTTCTCGGCGGCGATCTCCGCGCCGGCGTCATCGTCGATGTCGGCGCACAGGACATGGGCGCCTTCACCGGCGAAGGCACGGACGATGCCCCCTCCGATGCCCTTTGCGCCACCGGTTACGATAACTGCTTTTCCTTCGAATGCTGCAGTCGAATCATTCCCCATTATTTCCCTCCATTCATGATCCATACCGCATCCCGTTCACTTGTTTCACCCCTTCAGTTACGTAAGGTAACGCGCCTTAGCACATCGTGAACAGTTTAAAACGTCATTAACAGTTGGTGAAGTGGAATAAGTACTTGACGGGGTAAAATGTAACGGTAGTGTAACTGTTCGATTTATAAACATGTCGTACAGAATGTGTACCTATGGCACGAGTTCTCTCAAGCCGCCGGAGGTGTTAAATTGGTGCGGGTATCAGTTTTACTAATATGTGCAATAATCCTGGCTTGCTCAGGTGATTCCAGTCCTATTGCCAATTCGAGCCCCGTACACCTGGAACGTACGGTGCAAACCATACATCCCGTTCTCGGCGTCCGTATCGCTGCCGAGGTCGATGACGGTTCCTATGAAAGAAAAGACTACGACTACCCTAGTTCAATAGAGGCTGATATTGTAAATCGACAGGGAGGGTTGTTCTCTCCCTACTCGCTCAACTGTTTCGATTCCGCTTCCGAAACGGACATTGAACATATCGTCGCAACCGCCGAGGCACATGCCAGCGGCATGTACGCCAAATCCGAGGAAGATCGCAGTGCCTACGGCAAGGACCTGGACAACCTCACCCTGGCTGCGCCGGCTGTAAACAGAAACCAGAAATCCGACAAGGACCCGGCAGAATGGATGCCGGATAACAACAGATGCTGGTATGTGGGCAAGTGGGTGGAAATCAAGAAGAAGTACAATTTGACCATGGATCAGACCGAAGCAGATTCTGTTGTTGCAGTCTATCAGGAATGTGATTCCTTCGATATGATCGTACCGGTCTGTGCCGCGGGTCTGGCCGAGTCTGACTACTATGATTTCAGATGGAGCAGGTGGGGCGACACCAAGGAGGAAGTACAATCGACGGAACTCGACACCCTGACCTTTAGCCAGGTAGATTCCACGCAGGAAACCGGATCGGTCGCGGGGGTGTTGCAGTTCAGTGATGAGATATCCGACACCGTAACCATATCGTACCTGTTTACGGACAACGCCCTCAGTTCAGGATCGTATGCGTTTGAGACGGATGTGCCATCCAGCAGGTTGGACTCCATTAAAACCGTTCTAGACGAACGTTACGGTTTCAGTGAAGAGACCGAGGAATTTACCGTTTGGAGGCGAAATGAACGCACGTGGGTACGTTTATATGCCGCAACACAGAACGACCCCATGCGTATCGACTATATAGAACAGCCAACAAGTAGTGATTCCTCCTATAACGATCTTCCGCTGCGCGTTGTTGTACCTGATGAATAAGCAGTTGCATGAATGCCACCTCACAGAGGCCTCCGGTCACATAGAAACCTATGTACTTTGACATCCCCGATTTGTCGTTCCCGGAACACCCTTACGTTTCACCGGATGGCGATCGGGCGAGCCGGCGAGCCCGTAGCGCCCTTGAACCGGATGGGCGTGTGAATGAAGAGGAACTCGTAGACGCCGTCTCCCGAGAGTTCGTCGAAGTTCATGTTCTCGAGGTTCCAGACGCCGTTACGGGTGATGAGCTCCTGGTGGACCGGAAAGGCTTTGCTGATATCCGGATTGGGTACGACCTCGGTGGTCCACTGGTCCGAACCGATCATGGAAGCCTGCTTTTCGACTACCCAGCGGGCGACGGCCATGCCGATTCCCGGCGGGCTGGCGTTGTATGTAACGGGGTCGTTCCAGTGGCGAGCCCATCCGTACCGGAAAAAGTAGGCGTCGCCCGGTTCGAGGCTGTCCATTGCGATGCCCTGCCGCTCCAGCGCACCTTCCACGTCCGCCACAGTAACCTCGTAGCCGTGATCGAGGGATTCCACGCCCTTGTACGCGGGCACGTCGACCAGGATGCCGCGTGTGATGAAGGGTCCCACGTGCTCGACGCCTAGCTTCACGAGGCCGTAGGGTCCCTTGATCTCCTCATTGGTGAATCCGTTGTAGAAGACGTCCTTCTCCGTTCCGTCCGCCATGGTCATCCGCTCTCCGATGTGGCCCGGACCGTCGAACTGCGTGCCGACCTGGCCGATTTCGGCCACCAGGAACTCGTCGTAATAGATCAGGTTGTTCGTCCCCATAGGCTCACCCGTGGGAGAACCGGGCAGCACCAGGGAATAAGTCCGCTGGCCGAAGAGGGGCATGTCGGCGCTGTACACCTGGCCGATTTCGTAGATCTGGCCCGTCTTGACCAGGGTCAGGGCCTTCAGCACCTTCTCCGGCGTGATCCAGTTGGAACCCCCCGACTGGTCGTCCTTGCCCCAGATGGGATGGGGCCACCACGGGCCTTCTTCCCGCGTCTGGGCGGCCGACTGGAAGTGCAAACCAAAGGTCAGAAGGAGAACGATTACGTACTTCGCGGATTTCATTGAACTACCTCCTGGATGAGTTTGACCGAATGACGTAGCGTAGATGTAATGCAACCGATGGCATGTTAAATCGGTTCCGAGATGCCAAAATCAGTCGTAATTACTCGGTTCATGCTCGCCCAATAACCGGCGCTGGCGATCCGTGGCCCGGGACAGGATGGCCGGGTCGAACTGGAACCGGTTCAGGTAGGGCGGGAACTTCTGTGTGATCATCCGCTGGGCATAGTGGACCTGTAGCAGGTAGCGTACCTGGCCGCTCGTATTCGCTGTCCCGCGGTGCCAGACTTCGCAGCGAAAGAGGACGGCGTCGCCGGCTGAACACACTATGCTCCGCGGTTCGACTCCACGCCAGGTGGATTCGCCATTGGACGGACGGCGGCCCGCGCGGTGGCTGCCCGGAATGAACTGCGTGGGACCAAGATCCTCGTAGATTTCGTCGAGATAGAAGTGGGCCGTGGTGATGTACACCGGCAACTTGACCCTCGGATCGTCCATGACGTCTTCGGGAAGTTCCAGCGGCTGCCAGTCCACGTGGACGCCCTGGTCCGGTCGGCCCGGTCCCGTCATCCATGCCGTCATGCCGATGACGTGGCAATCGGGGCCGTGCGCAGCTTCGACGACATCGATGACCTCCGGATGGTCCAGATAGGGCAGAAACACAGGGTCCCGGTTAAACACGTTGTTGATGGACTTGTTGAGAAAACCGTGGGTATCGGGTTCCGTGTGCCGGTCAAACTCCTCGGGACGCGCATCCAGACGGTCCATGGCATCGCGCAATACGACAACTTCATCATCTGTAAGTGCACCAGGAAAATAGATGTAGCCGTCCTGTTCCAGGGCTTCAACCCGTTGTTCCAGCGTTTCTCTCGCGACCAGTTTCAGTCCTTCCGGCACGTTCGAACTCCTCAGGCTTCTCCGGCGCGCTCGAATTCAGGCAGTTCCGGCAGAAAGGCATATCCCCCGCCGGCCTTGTGCTCGCAGCAGAAGTGCTTCCTGCCGTTGGTGGCCACCAGGAACCGGGCGTTGATGACCGAATTGTACCGGGCCAGTTGCTCGAATACCGCTTCGGTCACCCGGACGTCCGGCGCCTTGCATTCGCCCATGAGCACCGGCCGTCCCTTCAGGTCGTGCATGATCACGTCGGCGCGGACCGCCGTACCGGCATACTGGAAACCCTTTTCCACGGTGGCGAAGCCCGCGGGAAAGCCGCGGTCCTCCACCAGGTAGCGCACCAGGTGCTGCCGGACCCACTCCTCGGGCGTCAGCCGGACGAACCTGCGCCGGATCGGGTCGAAAATGATCCTGCGGCCGGCTTCATCCGAACCGATTTCGAATCCGTATTCCGGGAAATTGAGCCGTTCCATGATGTAGGCGGGGCGGCGCCTAGTCGGGGCACTGCCCGGTTTCGATCCAGTCCACGAGCCGGATGGTATGTATGACGTCCCGAAGATCGCTGACGGGGATGGTCCGGTTGCGAACGGATTCCACGAAATGCTCGTGCATGGCGAGCGCCCCCTCGTAACGGGGAACATCTTCCGGGTCGTCGCCGTTGATCTCCCAGCCCTGCATTACGGTCTGCCGATCGTCCTCGCGGATGTCGACTTCCTCGGGCAGCTTCATGTAGCAGCCGATGCCCACACCGTGCAGCTCCGCGCTCAGCACCCGGCCGCCGGAGGCCCGGTTTCCGAATACGACGCCCGTGGCCCCGCTGGCGAAACGGACGAGGGCCGTGTAGTGGTTCCATTCGACCGAATCGAACTTGTCGCGGTAGCGGGTAACCTCGACAGGTTCGCTGCCCACCATGTACCGCAGCAGGTCCACCACGTGGGTCACGTCGTCCCACAGGGTCGTGGAGACCGCCGGCTTGTCGTAAAACAGCTTCTTGTTGAAGGTGGTCACG
This genomic interval carries:
- a CDS encoding succinate dehydrogenase — its product is MSTTGVSLKASGFGQTRRRDAWWVQQLVTLGVFSAFVVYSTWAAFQGEFYAWGPYLSPFYSPEIFGSSSHALFGPRPEWWPAMLPFSPAFLILWAPAGFRITCYYYRGAYYKAFWADPPSCSVSEPRKKYRGEQSFPLILQNVHRYFLYLVFIIWIFLAHDAWKALWFTDAATGETTFGIGIGTLVLTLNVVLLGGYQFGCHSLRHLIGGNLDLLSKAPVRHAGYNCVSCLNRGHMNWAWLSLIWVAFADVYVRLVAMGVWTDWRIL
- a CDS encoding DUF1524 domain-containing protein translates to MQTIHPVLGVRIAAEVDDGSYERKDYDYPSSIEADIVNRQGGLFSPYSLNCFDSASETDIEHIVATAEAHASGMYAKSEEDRSAYGKDLDNLTLAAPAVNRNQKSDKDPAEWMPDNNRCWYVGKWVEIKKKYNLTMDQTEADSVVAVYQECDSFDMIVPVCAAGLAESDYYDFRWSRWGDTKEEVQSTELDTLTFSQVDSTQETGSVAGVLQFSDEISDTVTISYLFTDNALSSGSYAFETDVPSSRLDSIKTVLDERYGFSEETEEFTVWRRNERTWVRLYAATQNDPMRIDYIEQPTSSDSSYNDLPLRVVVPDE
- a CDS encoding cyclase family protein; protein product: MKSAKYVIVLLLTFGLHFQSAAQTREEGPWWPHPIWGKDDQSGGSNWITPEKVLKALTLVKTGQIYEIGQVYSADMPLFGQRTYSLVLPGSPTGEPMGTNNLIYYDEFLVAEIGQVGTQFDGPGHIGERMTMADGTEKDVFYNGFTNEEIKGPYGLVKLGVEHVGPFITRGILVDVPAYKGVESLDHGYEVTVADVEGALERQGIAMDSLEPGDAYFFRYGWARHWNDPVTYNASPPGIGMAVARWVVEKQASMIGSDQWTTEVVPNPDISKAFPVHQELITRNGVWNLENMNFDELSGDGVYEFLFIHTPIRFKGATGSPARPIAIR
- a CDS encoding SDR family oxidoreductase, with translation MGNDSTAAFEGKAVIVTGGAKGIGGGIVRAFAGEGAHVLCADIDDDAGAEIAAENDNIRYVHADVTTSDVCRSLVETATDSWGGVDILCNNVGIQPTSSYLPAHELSEEQWDRIIDVNLKSRFLMVKYCVPVMKARGGGVIINTASVQGLQSAKGISAYAASKGGDLSLVRQLALDYAEDNIRVVAVNPGTIETPLLQEAIDSIGGDEDEIRTDMASRHAVNRLGSPEDIANAMLFLASDQASFITGEWVNVDGGLMARGAWA
- a CDS encoding Gfo/Idh/MocA family oxidoreductase; translated protein: MLRAGFIGAGGRSQSAHYPAVARLPDVEMTAVCELDETRLAQVIDRYDFPHVYSHHRAMLAEVELDVVYCVMHEKWLLQPALDSLRAGKHIFIEKPPGQNSDETRQLLDAAVAHDVYAMVGFQRRYTTVVREAMRRVHTRGPVSHAVTTFNKKLFYDKPAVSTTLWDDVTHVVDLLRYMVGSEPVEVTRYRDKFDSVEWNHYTALVRFASGATGVVFGNRASGGRVLSAELHGVGIGCYMKLPEEVDIREDDRQTVMQGWEINGDDPEDVPRYEGALAMHEHFVESVRNRTIPVSDLRDVIHTIRLVDWIETGQCPD
- a CDS encoding phytanoyl-CoA dioxygenase family protein, translating into MPEGLKLVARETLEQRVEALEQDGYIYFPGALTDDEVVVLRDAMDRLDARPEEFDRHTEPDTHGFLNKSINNVFNRDPVFLPYLDHPEVIDVVEAAHGPDCHVIGMTAWMTGPGRPDQGVHVDWQPLELPEDVMDDPRVKLPVYITTAHFYLDEIYEDLGPTQFIPGSHRAGRRPSNGESTWRGVEPRSIVCSAGDAVLFRCEVWHRGTANTSGQVRYLLQVHYAQRMITQKFPPYLNRFQFDPAILSRATDRQRRLLGEHEPSNYD
- a CDS encoding succinate dehydrogenase/fumarate reductase iron-sulfur subunit; translation: MATANFRIWRGDGESGGFEDYSTEIDEGMVVLDAVHQIQAESAPDLAVRWNCKAGKCGSCSAEVNGNPRLMCMTRMSDLPEDETITIEPMKAFPTIRDLVTDVSWNFEAKMKTKPFRPRKPDAEDGTWRMDQDDIERVQEFRKCIECFLCQDVCHVLREHELHEEFIGPRLMVHNAALEMHPLDTEDRLGDLKEDQGIGYCNITKCCTHVCPEEITITDNAIIPLKERVVGEFFDPLNRLLRIFKSKDSDEPA
- a CDS encoding type I restriction enzyme HsdR N-terminal domain-containing protein; the protein is MERLNFPEYGFEIGSDEAGRRIIFDPIRRRFVRLTPEEWVRQHLVRYLVEDRGFPAGFATVEKGFQYAGTAVRADVIMHDLKGRPVLMGECKAPDVRVTEAVFEQLARYNSVINARFLVATNGRKHFCCEHKAGGGYAFLPELPEFERAGEA
- a CDS encoding fumarate reductase/succinate dehydrogenase flavoprotein subunit; amino-acid sequence: MAEYQSHEHDVLVIGAGGAGLRAAIEASAAGVSVGLVCKSLLGKAHTVMAEGGVAAALANVDDRDGWSVHFADTMRGGQYLSNWRMAELHALEAPDRVRELEAWGALFDRTADGRILQRNFGGHKYPRLAHVGDRTGLEMIRTLQDYGIHQGMEVYMEHAIVALLKDGDRVVGAFGYDRERGRFRVFRAKAVVLATGGIGRAFKITSNSWEYTGDGHGLAYDAGAALLDMEFVQFHPTGMVWPPSVRGILVTEGVRGEGGVLTNSEGNRFMFDDIPDLYKNSTAESPEEGWIYTQGDKEARRPPELLTRDHVARCIVREIREGRGSPHDGVYLDISWIREKLSNAEEHIKRKLPSMYHQFKQLADIDITKEAMEVGPTTHYVMGGVLVDADTQMSTVPGLFAAGECAAGLHGANRLGGNSLSDLLVFGQRAGKYAAEYARENGNGEIDDGQVEAAVGETLAPFDREQSSENPFEIQYELQERMQELVGIVRNEGDMQRALEVIDDLRQRTEKVSVVGNREYNPGWHTALDLKFLLIVSEAVARAALERKESRGAHFREDYEEKDEAFGSLNITQHKGADGEMVINRVPVTPLREDLAAIIEENR